The Gemmatimonas aurantiaca T-27 DNA segment CTCTCCATTGCCGCTCAGCATGAAGCCATGCTCGACATCGGCCACGATAAGCATCGCCTCCAGCCGACGCAGCACCCGATCACTGCGCCACTCCTTGGCCAACTCGACGGACGCGCGCGGCAGGTTGCCCGGATAGCGTTCGAGTTTTTCTTCGAACTTCTCGAACAGGGTGAGGGCATCCGCCACGGAGCCGGCAAAACCGGCCAGCACTCGCCCGCCCTTGAGCGTGCGGACCTTCACGGCGCGCTGCTTGGCGACAGTGTCGCCCACGGAGACCTGACCGTCTCCACCAATGGCGACCTGCCCATTGCGGCGCACCGCAAGAATGGTCGTCGCCCGAACCTGAGGAAGTGGCATATTGGTGAAATGTACCCGATTGCCTACACCGACGTGCTGGCTGCGCAGGACCGGCTGCGCCCACATCTGGACCCTTCTCCGCTCCGTCACTACCCGCTGCTCGACGCGCTGGTGGGTCACGATATCCGGGTATTGGTCAAACACGAGAACCATCTGCCCACCGGCAGCTTCAAGGTGCGAAACGGCACGGCGTGCATCACGTCGTTGACACCGGCCGAGGCGGCGCTCGGTGTGATTGCGGCGAGTACGGGCAACCATGGTCAGGGGCTCGCCTGGGCGGGCGCGCAGCTCGGTGTGTCGGTCACGATCTGTGTACCGGAGGGCAACAACCCCGAGAAGAACGCCGCCATTCGCAGCTACGGCGCCACGCTGCTGGAGGTGGGCGCGCGGTACGATGACGCAGCCCACGCCTGCGCCACGCTGGCGGTCGAACAGCGCCGCACCCTCGTGCACTCCACGAACCACCGCGAAGTCCTTGCCGGTGCCGGCACGATGACCGCAGAGTTGCTGGCACAGGCACCCGAGGTGGATGCGGTCGTCATCGCATTGGGTGGTGGGTCACAGGCCGTGGGCGCCGTCGTGGCTGCGTCCTCGCTCAAGCCTTCCCTCGAGGTTTTTGCGGTGCAAAGCGAAGGAGCACCAGCTCAGCATGACGGTTGGCACGACGGGCACCTTCGCACTGGCATTGCAGCGCGAACCTTCGCCGAAGGGATTGCGACGGGCAGTTGTTATCCGCTCACGTTCGAGGCGCTACGCCTCGGCCTTCGCGATTTTGTGCTGGTGAGTGAAGACGCCATCGCTCAGAGCGTGCGAGATCTCTGGCGGATCACGCACAATCTTGCCGAAGGTTCTGGCGCGACGGGTCTGGCCGGGCTTCGCCGCCTGGCCCCACGCCTGGCGGGCAAGACCGTCGCCATCATCCTGTGTGGTGGCAATCTCGACGCCTCCAGAGCGGCCATCATCTTCAACGGCGGAACTCCTCGCTGAAGGACTCGATCAGGCCCGCGGGTGCGCCTGTCGATAGACCTTCTTCAGTCGATCCACACTGGTGTGTGTGTAGATCTGCGTGGTGCTGATGCTGGCGTGCCCGAGTAAC contains these protein-coding regions:
- the hslV gene encoding ATP-dependent protease subunit HslV, whose amino-acid sequence is MPLPQVRATTILAVRRNGQVAIGGDGQVSVGDTVAKQRAVKVRTLKGGRVLAGFAGSVADALTLFEKFEEKLERYPGNLPRASVELAKEWRSDRVLRRLEAMLIVADVEHGFMLSGNGELIEPDDGILAIGSGGAYAQAAARALMRETQLPPRDIVEKALTIAGEICIYTNTNITVLEPTR
- a CDS encoding threonine ammonia-lyase, translating into MYPIAYTDVLAAQDRLRPHLDPSPLRHYPLLDALVGHDIRVLVKHENHLPTGSFKVRNGTACITSLTPAEAALGVIAASTGNHGQGLAWAGAQLGVSVTICVPEGNNPEKNAAIRSYGATLLEVGARYDDAAHACATLAVEQRRTLVHSTNHREVLAGAGTMTAELLAQAPEVDAVVIALGGGSQAVGAVVAASSLKPSLEVFAVQSEGAPAQHDGWHDGHLRTGIAARTFAEGIATGSCYPLTFEALRLGLRDFVLVSEDAIAQSVRDLWRITHNLAEGSGATGLAGLRRLAPRLAGKTVAIILCGGNLDASRAAIIFNGGTPR